A part of Natronorubrum sediminis genomic DNA contains:
- a CDS encoding IclR family transcriptional regulator codes for MTRKTDNGRRIKATETTFAVVETLADLECARLSDIAAEVGVANSTASEHLSTLQDHGYVVEDDDGYRLGLRFMDTGTQAKRYYDTLLSASKPVLEQLVNDTGETVNLITNENNMAVYVDRLFGTRGVPTDSWVGKRRPLHMLAGGKAILAELPEEELDAVVEEHGFPAASEHTITSRDELEAELETIREEGISFNDRESHKQIRAVGTAIVLDDGVYGSVSIAGPAQRFRGSYFREELPNMLLGVVNEIELKLTYR; via the coding sequence ATGACACGCAAAACCGATAACGGACGCCGGATCAAGGCGACAGAAACGACCTTCGCTGTCGTCGAAACGCTGGCCGACCTCGAGTGTGCACGATTGTCGGACATCGCCGCCGAGGTCGGAGTCGCGAACAGCACCGCTTCGGAACACCTGTCGACGTTGCAAGACCACGGTTACGTCGTCGAGGATGACGATGGGTACCGACTCGGTCTGCGGTTTATGGATACGGGGACGCAGGCCAAACGCTACTACGATACCCTCCTCTCGGCGTCGAAACCGGTGTTAGAACAACTGGTCAACGACACCGGCGAGACGGTGAACCTCATCACGAACGAGAACAATATGGCCGTCTACGTCGACCGCCTGTTCGGCACTCGAGGCGTCCCGACCGACTCGTGGGTCGGCAAACGACGACCGTTGCACATGCTCGCGGGCGGCAAAGCGATTCTCGCTGAGTTACCCGAGGAGGAACTCGATGCGGTCGTCGAGGAACACGGCTTCCCCGCGGCCTCCGAGCACACGATCACGTCTCGAGACGAACTCGAGGCGGAACTCGAGACGATACGCGAGGAGGGCATTTCGTTCAACGACCGCGAGTCCCACAAGCAGATTCGGGCCGTCGGGACGGCAATCGTCCTCGACGACGGCGTCTACGGCTCCGTCTCGATCGCCGGCCCAGCACAGCGCTTTCGGGGGTCGTACTTCCGCGAGGAACTGCCGAACATGCTGTTAGGCGTCGTCAACGAAATCGAACTCAAACTCACGTACCGCTGA